In Zygosaccharomyces rouxii strain CBS732 chromosome F complete sequence, a single window of DNA contains:
- the PHO13 gene encoding 4-nitrophenylphosphatase (similar to uniprot|P19881 Saccharomyces cerevisiae YDL236W PHO13 Alkaline phosphatase specific for p-nitrophenyl phosphate involved in dephosphorylation of histone II-A and casein) codes for MTEGYPTKISNKSTAQEFLDGFDTFLFDCDGVLWLGKHLLPHVKETLSLLEKSGKQAIFVTNNSTKSRAAYCKKFASFGIEVTQDQIFSSSYSSAVYVRDFLKLKPGVDKVWICGEAGIAEELALMGYESIGGTDPRLDEQFDAEKSPFLVNGLDPAVRCVVAGLDSKINYHRLAISLQYLQKPEVHFIGTNVDSTYPQKGYIFPGAGSVINSLAYASGRQPIYCGKPNQNMLNTIVSSKNLQLSKSCMVGDRLNTDIRFGVEGGLGGTLLVLTGIETEDRALEENSDHPRPKYYAEKLGDVYEYLQ; via the coding sequence ATGACAGAAGGTTATCCTACCAAGATAAGCAATAAATCAACAGCTCAAGAGTTTTTAGACGGTTTCGATACTTTTTTGTTCGATTGTGACGGTGTCTTATGGTTAGGAAAGCACTTGTTGCCCCATGTTAAAGAGACATTGTCTCTGCTAGAGAAATCAGGTAAGCAGGCCATCTTTGTCACCAATAATTCTACCAAATCAAGAGCTGCTTACTGTAAGAAATTTGCCTCGTTCGGTATTGAAGTGACTCAAGACCAAATCTTTAGCTCTTCTTATTCAAGTGCGGTCTACGTGAGAGACTTCCTCAAATTGAAGCCTGGTGTGGATAAAGTATGGATTTGTGGTGAAGCTGGTATTGCTGAAGAGCTAGCCTTGATGGGCTATGAATCTATTGGTGGTACAGATCCCCGTCTGGATGAGCAATTTGATGCTGAAAAGTCACCATTCCTTGTCAACGGTTTAGATCCAGCAGTCCGTTGCGTGGTCGCAGGTTTAGACTCTAAGATCAATTACCATAGGTTGGCTATCAGTCTTCAGTACCTACAGAAGCCCGAAGTTCATTTCATCGGCACTAATGTCGATTCCACATATCCACAAAAGGGCTACATTTTCCCCGGTGCTGGTTCAGTGATTAATAGTTTGGCATACGCATCTGGCAGACAACCCATCTATTGTGGTAAGCCAAATCAAAACATGTTAAACACTATTGTATCCTCCAAGAATTTACAACTCTCAAAAAGTTGTATGGTTGGTGATAGGCTCAATACAGACATACGTTTCGGCGTTGAAGGTGGCCTTGGTGGTACTCTACTGGTCTTAACAGGTATTGAAACTGAAGATAGAGCACTTGAGGAGAATTCAGATCACCCAAGGCCAAAGTACTATGCTGAGAAATTGGGGGATGTCTACGAGTACTTACAATGA
- the NPL4 gene encoding nuclear protein localization protein 4 (similar to uniprot|P33755 Saccharomyces cerevisiae YBR170C NPL4 Endoplasmic reticulum and nuclear membrane protein forms a complex with Cdc48p and Ufd1p that recognizes ubiquitinated proteins in the endoplasmic reticulum and delivers them to the proteasome for degradation), producing the protein MILRIRSKEGMQRVSCDSGDLFGTVVEKILSHLSPSVNPATITVGSQESTANEPIAGLVYRSVADLGLNHGDIVFVKYQEKEGEQPKEAASVNINTTENVKASIAPPAKELQLDQELEKEEGLIPRKKSSLCRHGDNGMCEYCSPLPPWDKQYHEDRNIKHISFHSHLKQLNESTNKATGGSYIAPLSQPDFRINKRCINGHEPWPRGICSKCQPSAITLQQQNFRMVDHVEFQKSALINEFIECWRYTGTQRFGYMYGTYQRYDATPLGVKAVVEAIYEPPQHDEQDGLTMDMEQVKEEMSKVDQLAETFGLFPVGLIFTDLNDCGAGDGSVFCKRHKDSFFLSSLEVSMAARHQLSHPNVSKFSEQGHYSSKFVTCVISGNLQNEIDIASYQVSTSAEALVDADMITGSTHPSMAFINETTSERYVPEIFYMKRNEYGLTIKENAKPAFPVDYLLLSLTHGFPLESSERKPLFATTADFPWANRQAMGLSQDHHELKRYLYGAATSGDFKELQSKLSNFHLLLYLHSLEVLSPSEWLLLVDAVKTDEDEKLFELISTPGWQTLVMILQES; encoded by the coding sequence ATGATTTTGAGAATTAGGTCTAAGGAAGGTATGCAAAGAGTTTCCTGCGATTCAGGAGACCTTTTTGGTACAGTTGTAGAGAAAATACTGTCACATTTAAGTCCATCTGTAAATCCTGCTACTATAACTGTGGGAAGCCAAGAATCTACCGCAAATGAGCCTATAGCTGGTCTGGTTTATCGTAGTGTAGCAGATTTGGGATTAAACCACGGTGACATTGTATTTGTCAAATatcaagagaaagaaggtGAGCAACCTAAGGAAGCTGCGTCTGTTAATATAAATACAACTGAAAACGTTAAGGCCTCTATTGCACCTCCTgcaaaagaattgcaaTTAGATCAGGAAttagaaaaggaagaaggtTTGATACCAAGAAAGAAATCCTCACTTTGTAGACATGGTGACAACGGTATGTGTGAATACTGTTCCCCTTTACCACCTTGGGATAAGCAGTATCACGAGGATCGTAATATCAAACACATTTCATTCCATTCGCATTTGAAACAGTTAAACGAAAGTACTAATAAGGCTACCGGTGGATCATATATCGCCCCCTTATCACAACCAGATTTTAGGATTAACAAACGCTGCATCAATGGACATGAACCATGGCCTCGTGGTATATGTTCTAAGTGCCAGCCTTCTGCAATTACTTTGCAACAACAGAATTTCAGAATGGTAGACCATGTCGAGTTCCAAAAAAGTgcattgatcaatgaatttattGAATGTTGGAGATATACGGGAACTCAAAGGTTTGGTTACATGTATGGTACCTATCAAAGGTACGATGCCACACCTTTAGGTGTCAAAGCTGTTGTCGAGGCTATTTATGAACCCCCTCAACatgatgaacaagatgGGTTAACCATGGATATGGAACAAGTGAAAGAGGAGATGTCTAAAGTGGATCAATTAGCCGAAACTTTCGGCCTATTTCCTGTAGGATTGATTTTTACGGATTTGAACGATTgtggtgctggtgatgGTTCCGttttttgtaaaagacATAAAGATTCGTTTTTCCTTTCGTCTTTGGAAGTTTCAATGGCGGCTAGGCATCAATTATCACATCCAAACGTTTCCAAATTTAGCGAACAGGGTCAttattcatcaaaatttgtCACTTGTGTGATTTCAGGTAATTTACAAAACGAAATCGATATTGCATCTTACCAAGTGTCCACAAGTGCTGAGGCACTTGTAGATGCCGATATGATTACTGGATCAACGCATCCATCAATGGCTTTTATTAATGAAACAACGTCCGAAAGATATGTGCCAGAGATTTTCTACATGAAAAGGAACGAATACGGGCTAACTATCAAGGAAAATGCTAAACCGGCATTTCCAGTTGATTATTTGCTTCTTTCATTGACTCATGGGTTCCCCCTAGAATCATCTGAAAGAAAACCATTGTTTGCCACAACTGCTGATTTCCCATGGGCTAACAGGCAAGCGATGGGGTTGTCACAGGACCACCacgaattgaaaagatatCTTTATGGTGCCGCAACAAGTGgagatttcaaagaattacagAGCAAACTTTCTAACTTCCACTTATTGCTCTATTTGCATTCCTTAGAGGTTTTATCACCATCCGAATGGCTTCTGTTGGTAGATGCTGTTaaaactgatgaagatgagaaattATTCGAATTAATCTCTACACCTGGTTGGCAAACTTTGGTGATGATTCTTCAAGAGAGTTAA
- the YPD1 gene encoding Ypd1p (similar to uniprot|Q07688 Saccharomyces cerevisiae YDL235C YPD1 Phosphorelay intermediate protein phosphorylated by the plasma membrane sensor Sln1p in response to osmotic stress and then in turn phosphorylates the response regulators Ssk1p in the cytosol and Skn7p in the nucleus) — translation MMSAIPKEIINWSILNEIVSMDEDDPEFSKGLIIQFMEQAQTTFDKMQTILHTTKDLGELDSLGHFLKGSSAALGLQRIAWVCERIQNLGRKHENSFPSSEVVRASLFGNNMEPSSAASVESENMPQLDDSVYLGLIGEALQEARNEFQLAKLELSKYYGSPL, via the coding sequence ATGATGTCAGCTATCCCCAAGGAGATTATTAACTGGAGTATCCTCAACGAAATTGTTTCAATGGATGAAGACGATCCTGAATTTAGTAAAGGGTTAATTATCCAGTTTATGGAACAGGCGCAAACAACTTTTGATAAGATGCAGACTATTTTGCACACGACAAAGGACCTTGGTGAACTAGATTCCCTAGGGCATTTCTTGAAGGGATCATCAGCTGCGTTAGGTTTGCAGAGGATCGCATGGGTTTGtgaaagaattcaaaatttagGTAGAAAACATGAAAATTCTTTCCCCAGTAGTGAAGTAGTTAGAGCTTCATTGTTTGGTAATAATATGGAGCCAAGTAGTGCGGCAAGCGTTGAAAGTGAAAACATGCCACAATTGGATGATTCCGTCTATTTGGGATTAATAGGTGAAGCCCTACAAGAGGCTAGAAATGAATTTCAACTGGCGAAGTTGGAATTATCCAAGTACTACGGTTCCCCATTGTAA
- the SEC66 gene encoding Sec63 complex subunit SEC66 (highly similar to uniprot|P33754 Saccharomyces cerevisiae YBR171W SEC66 Non-essential subunit of Sec63 complex (Sec63p Sec62p Sec66p and Sec72p) with Sec61 complex Kar2p/BiP and Lhs1p forms a channel competent for SRP-dependent and post-translational SRP-independent protein targeting and import into the ER) yields the protein MSSYQGDAHGNSTFFETEEHVETKIVSVYTPLIYSAILILSLVIFGSQYRKRRIAKMAELPSIFDDNDARDIHVALKELNDEQPVHEKVLKAALLNRGAEAIRRSFKMKELEPQINILYKNGSIGEDYWQRYQNEVKLIELEFKQTLQEAQEIQPGWLQMFVVVAKEICFNQALARRYNSILKRKTVCAEEWELKLDNNGRLIE from the coding sequence ATGTCATCTTATCAAGGGGATGCCCATGGTAACAGTACCTTTTTCGAAACAGAAGAACATGTAGAGACCAAGATCGTTTCAGTTTATACACCACTGATATACAGTGCCATTTTGATCCTTTCATTGGTTATTTTTGGATCTCAGTacagaaaaagaagaattgcaaAGATGGCTGAATTGCCTTCCATCtttgatgataacgatgCTAGGGATATTCATGTAGCGTTGAAAGAGTTGAACGATGAACAACCTGTACATGAAAAGGTGTTAAAAGCAGCATTGTTAAACAGGGGTGCTGAAGCAATCAGACGTTCATTTaagatgaaagaattagaacCTCAGATTAACATCCTTTACAAGAATGGATCCATTGGTGAGGACTACTGGCAACGTTATCAAAATGAGGTCAAATTGATAGAACTCGAATTTAAACAAACTTTACAAGAGGCTCAAGAGATACAACCTGGCTGGTTACAAATGTTTGTGGTAGTGGCCAAAGAAATCTGCTTTAACCAGGCGTTGGCAAGACGTTATAATTCTATTTTAAAGCGTAAGACAGTGTGCGCCGAAGAATGGGAGCTGAAGCTAGATAACAATGGCAGACTAATCGAGTGa
- the ALG9 gene encoding dolichyl-P-Man:Man(6)GlcNAc(2)-PP-dolichol alpha-1,2-mannosyltransferase (similar to uniprot|P53868 Saccharomyces cerevisiae YNL219C ALG9 catalyzes the transfer of mannose from Dol-P-Man to lipid-linked oligosaccharides mannosyltransferase), translating into MSGKTVTLTLVLLLSLSRLCLQPVFSIISDCDETYNYWEPLNLLVRGFGKQTWEYSPEYSIRSWSFLLPFYGVLHAFQGILPGLDAYWNFYITRFLLGLLSLVLEIGLHWEISKLMSMRVANLWLFFQLFNPGWFHASVELLPSSIAMLLSIGSIKYALRYLSGGQEKPFILSMAFTFIAGVLGWPFVFLLGLPLCFHYLITHKLINTIRAAFDAGTVLTLVVIMVVGLDSLIYGKFTPVSWNAFWYNVVDASEVSGPNIFGTEPWFYYILNLVLNFPLPVLVLAPLGLFHRRIWPLSLSLLAWLAIFMVQPHKEERFLYPIYGFVTLSAAVGYEKLVSLFKGSCCLHKTFQLGTIATVILLATSRIAALVIHYGAPLQVYGELYNYTLNTDKSRNVCTGREWYHFPNSFLLPDHHRLKFVASGFDGLLPGDFPEEGGLLNQIRQIPPGMNKENQFDEGKLWPSDDCDFYVDIFKPIDFFKDDFNPLWMPSDWDKISCHKFIDVEDSKILGRSFYVPECVSNHLQELFPQHWPKIYKAGQTDYCLYGNVTRFKELSQKKDSAVVY; encoded by the coding sequence ATGAGTGGTAAGACCGTAACGTTAACATTAGTACTGCTGTTGTCGTTGTCCAGATTATGCTTGCAACCAGTTTTCAGTATCATTTCTGATTGTGATGAGACTTATAACTACTGGGAGCCATTGAATCTTTTGGTCAGAGGGTTTGGTAAACAGACGTGGGAATACTCACCAGAGTACTCTATTAGATCGTGGTCATTTTTATTACCCTTCTATGGTGTTTTACACGCATTCCAGGGTATACTTCCTGGGCTAGATGCTTACTGGAACTTTTATATCACTAGATTCCTTCTAGGTCTATTGAGTCTTGTACTAGAAATTGGACTACACTGGGAAATTAGCAAGTTGATGTCAATGCGTGTCGCTAACCTCTGGttgtttttccaattgttcaatcCTGGTTGGTTCCATGCCTCTGTTGAATTATTACCTTCTTCCATAGCTATGTTACTATCAATTGGATCCATCAAGTATGCACTCAGATACCTATCCGGGGGCCAAGAGAAACCATTCATTCTCAGCATGGCTTTCACTTTTATCGCCGGTGTATTGGGTTGGCCCTTTGTATTCCTATTAGGATTACCTCTATGTTTCCACTATTTGATTACACACAAGTTGATCAATACCATTAGAGCCGCCTTTGATGCAGGTACAGTATTGACTTTAGTAGTCATCATGGTAGTTGGATTGGATTCCCTCATCTACGGCAAGTTTACACCTGTATCCTGGAATGCATTTTGGTACAACGTCGTAGATGCTAGTGAAGTGTCAGGTCCTAACATCTTTGGTACCGAACCCTGGTTCTACTATATTTTAAACCTAGTGTTGAACTTCCCCTTACCAGTGCTCGTTCTAGCACCATTGGGTTTGTTCCATAGACGTATCTGGccattatcattatcacTATTAGCATGGTTAGCCATCTTCATGGTTCAACCTCATAAGGAGGAGAGATTTCTATACCCAATTTATGGGTTCGTCACACTATCAGCGGCAGTTGGTTACGAGAAATTGGTGAGTTTGTTTAAAGGTTCTTGCTGCTTGCACAAGACTTTTCAATTGGGTACTATAGCTACGGTAATTCTTTTAGCAACTTCTCGTATAGCCGCTCTAGTGATTCATTACGGTGCACCTTTACAAGTGTATGGTGAATTATACAACTACACCCTCAATACAGACAAATCAAGAAACGTTTGCACGGGGCGTGAATGGTACCATTTCCCCAATTCCTTCTTACTTCCTGATCATCACAGATTAAAATTCGTTGCATCAGGATTTGATGGACTGTTACCAGGCGACTTTCCTGAAGAAGGTGGTTTATTGAACCAAATTAGACAAATTCCTCCAGGCATGAATAAAGAAAACCAATTTGATGAAGGTAAACTATGGCCAAGTGATGACTGTGACTTTTATGTGGACATTTTCaaaccaattgatttctttaaGGACGATTTCAACCCATTGTGGATGCCATCTGACTGggataaaatttcttgtcaCAAATTCATCGATGTGGaagattcaaagattttggGTAGATCCTTCTACGTACCTGAGTGCGTCTCAAACCATTTACAAGAGTTATTCCCACAGCACTGGCCCAAGATTTACAAAGCTGGCCAAACCGATTACTGTCTGTACGGTAACGttacaagatttaaagAGTTATCccaaaagaaagattctGCAGTCGTCTATTGA
- the MGS1 gene encoding ssDNA-dependent ATPase MGS1 (similar to uniprot|P40151 Saccharomyces cerevisiae YNL218W MGS1 Protein with DNA-dependent ATPase and ssDNA annealing activities involved in maintenance of genome interacts functionally with DNA polymerase delta homolog of human Werner helicase interacting protein (WHIP)) translates to MRSDEIDIHTCNTVKTNRQLTQDRNSRMGTGNNVEQIISCPVCNKKVGYSMINQHLDTCTSNGKPRTMTSVLGRKRGRETQSAPSNEANTSNTAMNTTAFSSESAGRPAKKPQFDSEYQWLQKISHLPLSEKVRPREMTEYVGQQHILSQEGGTLSKYIRQGIIPSMVLWGPPGVGKTTLARLLTKTASVHGKFQYTMIETSATKANTQELRSIFDKSKNDFHLTKRRTVLFIDEIHRFNKGQQDLLLPHVENGDIVLIGATTENPSFQLNNALISRCHVFVLEQLSTNEACIVLSRGIALLNKCRRNVWGVDIPLKLPRSILEYIVDLSVGDTRRALNLLEMVEISSRSIDRELSKHDVKKMVGQNDINTYYDTSGDNHYDTISAFHKSVRGSNENASLFYLARMIQGGEDPRFIARRMIRIASEDVGLADNSQLPLAVAAYETVMKIGLPEADLALAQCCVSLCRAPKSVELYRGWKRLKSMLGENKYSMASSGIPLHIRNAPTRLMEELGYSEGYKYNPDYVDGKVRQEYFPQEVLEQCSNLDDLKFLDGQPLGTKTDSDLKY, encoded by the coding sequence ATGAGATCAGATGAGATTGATATACATACATGTAACACTGTAAAAACCAATAGACAGTTGACGCAGGATCGTAACTCCAGGATGGGGACTGGTAACAATGTTGAGCAAATCATATCTTGTCCGGTTTGCAACAAGAAGGTTGGTTATTCTATGATCAATCAACATTTGGATACATGCACATCTAATGGTAAACCACGTACCATGACTAGCGTATTGGGTAGAAAGAGGGGGAGAGAAACCCAATCTGCACCGTCCAATGAAGCTAATACTTCTAACACTGCTATGAATACCACTGCTTTCTCTAGTGAGTCTGCAGGTCGGCCTGCTAAGAAACCACAATTTGATTCAGAGTATCAGTGGTTACAAAAGATTAGCCATCTGCCGTTAAGTGAGAAAGTTCGACCAAGGGAAATGACAGAATATGTAGGCCAACAGCATATATTGTCACAAGAAGGTGGTACACTTTCCAAGTATATCAGACAAGGTATCATACCATCAATGGTCCTCTGGGGCCCACCAGGTGTGGGTAAGACTACATTGGCGAGACTACTGACTAAAACCGCCAGCGTGCATGGTAAATTCCAATACACTATGATAGAAACTAGTGCCACTAAGGCTAACACTCAGGAGTTGAGATCTATTTTTGATAAGAGTAAAAATGATTTCCATTTGACTAAGAGACGTACAGTACttttcattgatgaaattcatcGTTTTAACAAGGGACAACAAGATTTATTGCTGCCACACGTCGAGAATGGTGATATTGTTCTCATAGGTGCTACGACTGAAAATCCTAGTTTCCAACTCAATAATGCACTGATCAGTAGGTGTCATGTTTTCGTTTTAGAACAGTTATCCACCAATGAGGCATGTATTGTCCTCTCCAGAGGTATAGCTCTTCTTAACAAATGTAGAAGAAACGTATGGGGGGTGGATATACCATTAAAGCTTCCAAGATCAATTTTAGAGTATATTGTGGATCTTTCTGTGGGCGATACGCGCAGAGCCCTGAACCTTTTAGAGATGGTGGAAATTTCCAGCAGGAGTATAGACAGAGAATTGAGTAAACATGatgtgaaaaaaatggtggGTCAAAATGATATCAATACGTACTACGATACGAGCGGTGATAACCATTACGATACAATTTCAGCATTCCATAAATCCGTCAGAGGATCTAACGAAAATGCttctttattttatttGGCACGGATGATTCAAGGAGGTGAAGATCCGCGCTTCATTGCTAGAAGAATGATTAGAATTGCAAGTGAAGATGTTGGACTAGCTGATAATTCACAATTACCGTTGGCGGTGGCGGCTTATGAAACAGTAATGAAAATAGGGCTGCCAGAGGCAGATTTAGCATTAGCCCAGTGTTGTGTTTCATTGTGTAGGGCTCCTAAGTCAGTTGAACTATACCGTGGTTGGAAAAGGCTAAAGTCGATGCTTGGTGAAAATAAGTATTCAATGGCAAGTAGTGGGATACCCCTACACATTCGTAATGCACCAACAAGGTTGatggaagaattgggaTATAGTGAAGGTTACAAATACAATCCCGATTACGTCGATGGTAAAGTGAGGCAAGAATATTTCCCCCAAGAAGTTCTTGAACAATGTTCCAATTTAGATGacttaaaatttttggatggTCAACCCTTGGGGACTAAAACGGAttcagatttgaaatattga
- the PPN2 gene encoding putative serine/threonine-protein phosphatase (similar to uniprot|P40152 Saccharomyces cerevisiae YNL217W Hypothetical ORF), which yields MQQLFEKTGLEDTTVVLLGDFLAKGPDSVQVANFILDNKDKVKCVLGNHDLAVMFAFLNPGVAKFPWHKKRNLKPLQFTLSEELFIPGDITKIKRAHWEISRQLGPEKMVSLAQHCSAALHIDLGEKQLYAVHAGMLPGDFNNRVPGIKALTEMKYVDKSNLAQFSKEKENKHFIRWFKLWKGSKLPDELLSTYVLYGHDASKGLNLRGHTMGLDTGCVKGGELTGMEFTRISGKVTTKLHQVRCNGVRRTALLAMEQKAQSEGKNVEELDEWKMLGDGGKSEPPSHDESLGAPQRPTHSKEDPKPEGHSEESKDSKSEGLPGRPKGGSEESKEGGPEEHPGGSKPAGPPGEHKSESPDESHNGAQEQPHQAPGEDPKDQKHGVPKLNEQEQVASKDPPGEELGKSQEHRFAPRILKPQ from the coding sequence ATGCAacaattatttgaaaaaaccGGATTGGAGGACACCACAGTAGTACTATTAGGAGACTTTTTGGCCAAGGGACCAGATTCTGTCCAAGTAGCGAATTTTATTCTCGATAATAAGGATAAAGTTAAATGTGTTCTGGGGAATCATGATTTAGCGGTTATGtttgcatttttaaatcCAGGTGTGGCTAAGTTTCCTTGGCATAAAAAACGTAATCTGAAACCATTGCAATTTACGTTAAGTGAAGAACTTTTCATTCCTGGTGATATCACAAAGATTAAGCGTGCACATTGGGAAATTTCACGTCAATTGGGACCCGAAAAGATGGTTTCATTGGCTCAGCATTGTTCGGCTGCGTTGCATATTGATTTAGGCGAGAAACAATTGTATGCAGTTCATGCGGGCATGTTACCGGGTGATTTTAACAATAGGGTACCTGGTATTAAAGCTCTAACTGAAATGAAATATGTGGATAAAAGTAATTTGGCTCAGTTCtcaaaggaaaaggaaaataagCATTTTATTAGATGGTTCAAACTTTGGAAAGGTTCGAAGTTACCGGATGAATTATTGTCAACTTATGTTCTCTACGGACATGATGCAAGTAAAGGTTTAAACCTTAGAGGACATACGATGGGATTAGATACAGGTTGTGTTAAAGGCGGTGAGTTAACAGGAATGGAATTCACAAGGATATCGGGTAAAGTAACGACAAAGTTGCATCAAGTAAGATGTAATGGTGTGAGAAGAACAGCTCTTTTGGCAATGGAGCAAAAAGCTCAGAGtgaaggaaaaaatgttgaagaaCTTGATGAATGGAAAATGCTTGGCGACGGTGGGAAATCTGAACCTCCATCTCATGATGAATCTCTAGGAGCACCACAAAGACCAACGCACTCTAAGGAAGATCCAAAGCCGGAGGGGCATTCTGAAGAATCGAAAGATTCGAAATCAGAGGGTCTTCCAGGAAGGCCGAAGGGGGGTTCagaagaatcaaaagaagGAGGACCAGAAGAACATCCAGGAGGATCGAAACCAGCGGGACCTCCAGGAGAACACAAATCTGAATCACCGGACGAAAGTCATAATGGGGCACAGGAACAACCTCATCAGGCACCTGGGGAAGATCCCAAAGACCAGAAACATGGGGTTCCCAAACTaaatgaacaagaacaagttGCTTCAAAAGACCCGCCGGGGGAAGAGCTAGGAAAGTCCCAGGAACATCGGTTCGCTCCTCGTATACTCAAACCGCAATGA